One region of Enterobacter ludwigii genomic DNA includes:
- a CDS encoding MFS transporter produces the protein MLNRSSSGARLGRQALLFPLCLVLYEFSTYIGNDMIQPGMLAVVEQYNAGIEWVPTSMTAYLAGGMFLQWLLGPLSDRIGRRPVMLTGVVWFIVTCLATLLAQNIEQFTLLRFLQGVSLCFIGAVGYAAIQESFEEAVCIKITALMANVALIAPLLGPLVGAAWVHVAPWEGMFVLFAVFAAIAFFGLHRAMPETATRIGEKLSLKELGRDYKEVLRNGRFVAGALATGFVSLPLLAWIAQSPVIIISGEKLSSYEYGLLQVPIFGALIIGNLVLARLTSRRTVRSLIIMGGWPIAVGLIVAAVATVVSSHAYLWMTAGLSIYAFGIGVANAGLVRLTLFASEMSKGTVSAAMGMLQMLIFTIGIEVSKHAYAMGGNGLFSLFNLANGVLWVGLMVVFLKDKRVGNALQP, from the coding sequence ATGTTAAACCGTTCTTCTTCTGGAGCGCGTCTGGGTCGTCAGGCGTTGCTTTTTCCTCTGTGTCTGGTGCTCTACGAATTCTCTACCTATATCGGCAACGATATGATCCAGCCCGGTATGCTGGCCGTTGTGGAACAGTACAACGCGGGAATTGAGTGGGTGCCGACCTCCATGACCGCCTATCTGGCCGGCGGCATGTTTTTACAGTGGCTGTTAGGCCCGCTGTCGGATCGTATTGGCCGCCGTCCGGTGATGCTGACCGGCGTGGTGTGGTTTATCGTCACCTGTCTTGCCACGCTGCTGGCGCAAAATATTGAACAATTTACCCTGCTGCGCTTCCTGCAGGGGGTGAGCCTGTGCTTTATCGGTGCCGTGGGGTATGCCGCCATTCAGGAGTCGTTTGAAGAGGCGGTGTGTATCAAGATCACCGCTCTGATGGCGAATGTGGCGCTGATCGCCCCGTTGCTCGGCCCGCTGGTGGGTGCCGCGTGGGTGCACGTTGCGCCATGGGAAGGGATGTTTGTGCTCTTTGCTGTTTTCGCCGCCATCGCGTTCTTTGGTCTGCACCGTGCGATGCCGGAAACGGCCACCCGCATCGGCGAGAAACTTTCGCTCAAAGAGCTGGGCCGGGATTACAAAGAAGTGCTCAGGAATGGCCGCTTTGTTGCGGGGGCACTGGCGACTGGGTTCGTTAGCCTGCCGCTGCTGGCGTGGATTGCGCAGTCTCCGGTCATTATCATCAGCGGTGAAAAGCTCAGCAGCTACGAGTATGGCCTGCTGCAGGTGCCGATTTTCGGCGCGTTGATTATCGGCAACCTGGTGCTGGCACGTCTGACGTCACGCCGCACCGTGCGTTCGCTGATTATTATGGGCGGCTGGCCGATTGCGGTGGGGCTGATTGTCGCGGCGGTCGCGACCGTGGTGTCATCACATGCGTATCTGTGGATGACCGCAGGGTTAAGCATTTATGCGTTCGGGATTGGTGTGGCGAATGCCGGGCTGGTACGCCTGACGCTGTTTGCCAGCGAGATGAGTAAAGGTACGGTGTCCGCGGCAATGGGAATGTTGCAGATGCTAATTTTTACCATCGGTATCGAAGTAAGCAAGCATGCTTACGCGATGGGCGGCAACGGACTGTTCAGCCTGTTTAACCTCGCCAACGGCGTGCTATGGGTTGGACTGATGGTGGTGTTCCTGAAAGACAAACGCGTCGGAAACGCCCTGCAACCGTAA
- the bssR gene encoding biofilm formation regulator BssR, with protein MSVDRLKRDLLNKLINARIDLAAYLQLRKAKGYMSVSESEHLRDNLFELCNFMREKAPTLKAEYCESELIALRRAAEVLSIAGVCLMNGRHDCPNFIAVNAEKLENCLTTLSLCIMCLNEHDKLEQY; from the coding sequence ATGTCCGTTGACAGACTGAAACGCGATCTGCTGAACAAGCTGATCAACGCCCGAATCGACCTGGCCGCGTACCTGCAGTTGAGGAAGGCAAAAGGGTATATGTCAGTCAGCGAAAGCGAACATCTGCGTGATAATCTGTTTGAACTGTGTAATTTTATGCGTGAAAAAGCACCGACCCTGAAAGCGGAATACTGCGAAAGTGAGCTGATAGCGCTCCGTCGCGCCGCTGAGGTGCTCTCCATTGCAGGGGTGTGCCTGATGAACGGACGCCACGACTGCCCGAATTTTATCGCTGTTAACGCGGAGAAGCTTGAAAACTGCCTGACAACGCTCTCTCTTTGCATCATGTGTCTGAACGAGCACGACAAGCTCGAACAGTACTGA
- the deoR gene encoding DNA-binding transcriptional repressor DeoR encodes METRRDDRIAQLLQALKRSDKLHLKEAATLLGVSEMTIRRDLNSDSAPVVLLGGYIVLEPRSASHYLISDQKTRLVEEKRKAARLAASLVQPHQTLFFDCGTTTPWIIEAIDSSIPFTAVCYSLNTFLALQEKPECRVILCGGEFHASNAIFKPLNLQDTLSNLCPDIAFYSAAGVSTRQGATCFNLEELPVKHWALSAAQYHVLVVDHSKFGKVRSARMGELAQFDAIVSDCRPDDEIVAHAKAQQVKLMY; translated from the coding sequence ATGGAAACACGACGCGATGACCGCATAGCTCAGCTGCTACAGGCGCTGAAGCGCAGCGATAAGCTGCATCTGAAAGAGGCTGCCACGCTGCTTGGCGTCTCCGAGATGACTATTCGTCGTGACCTGAACAGCGATAGCGCGCCCGTCGTGCTGCTGGGTGGGTATATTGTGCTGGAGCCACGCAGTGCCAGCCACTACCTGATTAGCGATCAAAAAACGCGCCTGGTTGAAGAAAAACGTAAAGCCGCACGGCTGGCGGCTTCGCTGGTACAGCCGCATCAGACGCTGTTTTTTGACTGCGGCACGACGACACCGTGGATAATCGAAGCCATCGACAGCAGTATTCCTTTCACTGCTGTGTGTTATTCGCTGAACACCTTTCTGGCGCTTCAGGAGAAACCCGAGTGTCGGGTGATCCTCTGCGGTGGTGAGTTCCACGCCAGTAACGCCATTTTTAAGCCGCTCAATCTTCAGGATACGCTCAGCAATTTGTGCCCGGATATCGCGTTTTACTCCGCAGCGGGCGTCAGTACCCGTCAGGGGGCGACCTGTTTTAACCTGGAAGAGCTGCCGGTGAAACACTGGGCATTAAGCGCCGCGCAGTATCATGTGCTGGTGGTCGATCACAGCAAGTTTGGCAAGGTGCGTTCGGCAAGAATGGGGGAGCTGGCGCAGTTTGATGCCATCGTCAGCGATTGCCGTCCGGATGATGAGATAGTCGCCCATGCGAAGGCGCAGCAGGTGAAGTTGATGTATTGA
- the gsiD gene encoding glutathione ABC transporter permease GsiD, whose product MRLLNWRRQAVLNAMPGLKPEHIRTPWSEFWRRFRRQPVAMTAGLFVLLLIILAIVAPWIAPFDAENYFDYDRLNDGPSMMHWFGVDSLGRDIFSRVLVGAQISLAAGVFAVLIGAAIGTVLGLVAGYYEGWWDRIIMRICDVLFAFPGILLAIAVVAIMGSGMANVIVAVAVFSIPAFARLVRGNTLVLKQQTFIESARSMGASDATILFSHILPGTVSSIVVYFTMRIGVSIISAASLSFLGLGAQPPTPEWGAMLNEARADMVIAPHVAIFPSLAIFLTVLAFNLLGDGLRDALDPRIKG is encoded by the coding sequence ATGCGATTGTTAAACTGGCGACGTCAGGCTGTTTTAAACGCTATGCCGGGTCTCAAACCGGAACATATCCGCACGCCGTGGTCCGAATTCTGGCGGCGCTTTCGCCGTCAGCCGGTTGCCATGACGGCGGGGTTATTTGTGCTACTGCTCATCATTCTGGCGATCGTTGCCCCGTGGATAGCGCCGTTTGATGCGGAAAATTATTTTGATTACGACCGGCTGAATGACGGTCCCTCCATGATGCACTGGTTTGGGGTGGATTCGCTGGGGCGCGATATTTTTAGTCGCGTGCTGGTGGGGGCGCAGATCTCGCTCGCCGCCGGGGTGTTCGCGGTGCTGATTGGCGCGGCCATCGGTACCGTGCTGGGTCTCGTTGCCGGGTATTATGAAGGCTGGTGGGACCGCATCATCATGCGTATCTGCGATGTATTGTTTGCCTTCCCGGGTATTCTGCTGGCGATTGCGGTGGTTGCAATCATGGGCAGCGGCATGGCGAACGTGATCGTTGCGGTGGCGGTCTTTTCCATTCCGGCCTTTGCCCGTCTGGTGCGCGGCAACACGCTGGTGCTGAAACAGCAGACGTTTATCGAGTCGGCCCGCAGCATGGGGGCCAGCGACGCCACCATCCTGTTCAGCCATATTCTGCCGGGTACGGTGTCGTCCATCGTGGTCTATTTCACCATGCGTATTGGCGTGTCGATTATCTCGGCGGCCAGCCTGTCGTTTCTGGGATTAGGCGCGCAGCCTCCGACGCCGGAGTGGGGCGCAATGCTGAACGAGGCGAGGGCAGATATGGTGATTGCACCGCACGTGGCGATCTTCCCGAGCCTGGCTATTTTTCTGACCGTGCTGGCGTTTAACCTGCTGGGTGACGGGCTGCGCGACGCGCTGGATCCGAGGATTAAGGGGTAG
- the dacC gene encoding serine-type D-Ala-D-Ala carboxypeptidase — protein MTRKMTSLRSLATGSALLFLFAPTLYAAEQAAPEAPPVDARAWILMDYSSGKVLAEGNADEKLDPASLTKIMTSYVVGQALKAGKIKLDDMVTIGKDAWATGNPALRGSSVMFLKPGDQVSVSDLNKGVIIQSGNDACIALADYVAGSQDSFIGLMNGYAQKLGLTNTTFKTVHGLDAPGQFSTARDMALLGKALIHDVPDEYAIHKEKEFTFNKIRQPNRNRLLWSSNVNVDGMKTGTTAGAGYNLVASATQGDMRLISVVLGTKTDRIRFNESEKLLTWGFRFFETVTPIKPDATFVSQRVWFGDKNEVNLGAGEAGSVTIPRGQLKNLKASYTLTEPQLTAPLKKGQVVGTIDFQLNGKSIEQRPLIVMEAVEEGGFFSRMWDFVLMKFHSWFGSWFS, from the coding sequence ATGACGCGAAAAATGACTTCTCTGCGCAGCCTTGCGACAGGCTCTGCGCTCCTTTTCCTGTTTGCACCAACTCTTTACGCAGCTGAGCAGGCTGCGCCCGAAGCGCCGCCGGTGGACGCGCGCGCCTGGATCCTGATGGACTACTCCAGCGGTAAAGTGCTGGCGGAAGGCAATGCGGATGAGAAACTCGATCCAGCCAGTCTGACTAAAATAATGACCAGCTATGTGGTCGGCCAGGCGTTAAAAGCAGGCAAGATCAAGCTTGATGATATGGTTACCATCGGGAAGGACGCCTGGGCGACCGGCAACCCGGCGCTGAGGGGCTCATCAGTGATGTTCCTCAAACCAGGCGATCAGGTTTCCGTTTCTGATTTGAATAAAGGGGTGATTATCCAGTCCGGTAACGACGCCTGTATCGCGCTGGCGGATTATGTCGCCGGCAGTCAGGATTCATTTATCGGCCTGATGAATGGCTATGCGCAAAAGCTGGGCCTGACCAACACCACCTTTAAAACCGTTCACGGTCTTGATGCGCCGGGCCAGTTCAGCACCGCCCGTGATATGGCGCTGTTGGGTAAAGCGCTGATCCACGACGTGCCGGATGAATACGCTATCCACAAAGAGAAAGAGTTTACCTTCAATAAAATTCGTCAGCCGAACCGCAACCGCCTTCTGTGGAGCAGCAACGTCAACGTGGACGGGATGAAAACCGGTACCACGGCCGGGGCGGGATACAACCTGGTGGCTTCTGCAACGCAGGGCGACATGCGCCTGATTTCGGTGGTACTGGGGACCAAAACCGACCGTATCCGTTTTAACGAATCAGAAAAATTACTGACCTGGGGATTCCGCTTCTTTGAAACCGTGACGCCGATTAAACCGGATGCCACGTTCGTCAGCCAGCGCGTCTGGTTTGGTGACAAGAACGAAGTGAATCTGGGGGCCGGTGAGGCTGGTTCGGTGACCATTCCGCGCGGTCAGCTTAAAAACCTGAAAGCCAGTTATACCCTGACCGAACCGCAGCTCACCGCGCCGCTGAAAAAAGGCCAGGTGGTGGGGACGATTGATTTCCAGCTTAACGGCAAGTCGATTGAACAGCGTCCGCTGATTGTGATGGAGGCGGTCGAAGAGGGCGGCTTCTTCAGCCGGATGTGGGATTTTGTATTAATGAAATTCCATAGCTGGTTTGGCAGCTGGTTTAGCTAA
- the ybjG gene encoding undecaprenyl-diphosphate phosphatase: MLEQLNYGLFYLINATPASPEWMIDIATFFAKDLISIVPVLAVILWLWGPRNQVIAQRQLVIKVAMALAVSVLMSFALGHLFPHDRPFVAHAGYTFLHHAPDDSFPSDHGTVIFTFALAFLFWHRLWSGALLMVVAAAIAWSRVYLGVHWPLDMVGGFLVGLMGCVSAAILWSLFGQALYRGISHLYRILFAIPIRKGWVRD, encoded by the coding sequence ATGTTAGAACAATTGAACTACGGGCTGTTTTATCTGATTAACGCTACCCCGGCATCGCCGGAGTGGATGATTGATATCGCCACCTTTTTTGCCAAAGATCTGATCAGTATCGTTCCTGTGCTGGCCGTGATCCTCTGGTTATGGGGCCCGCGCAATCAGGTCATCGCGCAGCGTCAGCTGGTTATCAAAGTCGCGATGGCCCTTGCGGTAAGCGTACTGATGAGTTTTGCACTGGGGCATCTGTTCCCGCACGATCGTCCTTTTGTTGCCCACGCTGGCTATACCTTCCTGCATCATGCACCTGATGACTCCTTCCCGAGCGACCACGGCACGGTGATTTTCACCTTTGCACTGGCATTCTTGTTCTGGCATCGCCTGTGGTCTGGTGCACTGCTGATGGTGGTGGCGGCAGCTATCGCCTGGTCGCGTGTTTACCTGGGCGTGCACTGGCCGCTGGATATGGTCGGCGGTTTCCTGGTGGGGCTGATGGGTTGCGTGAGTGCAGCTATCCTGTGGAGCCTCTTTGGTCAGGCGCTCTACCGCGGGATCTCCCACCTCTATCGTATCCTCTTTGCGATCCCGATCCGCAAAGGCTGGGTGCGTGACTAA
- a CDS encoding PQQ-dependent sugar dehydrogenase produces MPRSSLIFLPTLLFSFSLLAAPVAVNVEVLQNRLDHPWSLAFLPDNKGLLVTLRGGQLKHWQAGSGLSAPIVGVPKVWANGQGGLLDVALAPDFEKSRRIWLSFAEAGSDGKAGTAVGYGRLSDDLTRIEAFQVVFRQMPKLSTGNHFGGRLVFDGKGYLFIGLGENNQRPTAQELDKLQGKVVRLTEDGKVPADNPFVNTSGARPEIWSYGIRNPQGMAMNPWSDTLWLNEHGPRGGDEINIPERGKNYGWPLATHGINYSGLKIPEAKGEHVEGTEKPLFVWKVSPAVSGMAFYNSDVFPQWKNKLFIGALKEKDVIVLSVSGNKVTEDGRILGDREQRIRDVRVGPDGYLYVLTDETDGQLLRVSPSGT; encoded by the coding sequence ATGCCTCGATCCTCGTTGATTTTCCTGCCTACGTTGTTATTTTCATTTTCTCTTCTTGCTGCACCGGTCGCGGTCAACGTCGAGGTGTTACAAAACAGACTCGATCATCCCTGGTCTCTGGCGTTTCTGCCGGATAATAAAGGGCTGCTGGTGACCCTCAGGGGAGGTCAACTCAAACACTGGCAGGCCGGGAGCGGGCTTTCCGCTCCGATTGTCGGCGTGCCGAAGGTATGGGCAAACGGTCAGGGAGGATTGCTGGACGTGGCTCTCGCCCCGGATTTTGAAAAATCGCGCCGCATCTGGCTGAGCTTCGCCGAAGCAGGGAGTGACGGCAAAGCCGGAACTGCGGTGGGCTATGGCCGATTGAGCGACGATCTGACGCGCATTGAAGCCTTCCAGGTGGTGTTCCGCCAGATGCCGAAACTCTCTACCGGGAACCATTTTGGTGGACGACTGGTGTTCGATGGTAAAGGCTATCTCTTTATTGGGCTCGGCGAGAACAACCAGCGACCGACGGCGCAGGAACTGGATAAACTGCAGGGCAAAGTGGTGCGCCTCACCGAAGACGGCAAAGTGCCTGCGGATAACCCGTTCGTGAACACCTCTGGCGCGCGGCCTGAAATCTGGTCCTATGGCATTCGTAACCCGCAGGGGATGGCGATGAATCCCTGGAGCGACACGCTGTGGCTTAACGAGCATGGTCCGCGCGGCGGAGATGAAATCAATATCCCGGAGAGAGGAAAAAACTACGGCTGGCCACTGGCAACGCACGGCATTAATTACAGCGGGTTGAAAATTCCGGAAGCCAAAGGTGAGCACGTTGAGGGAACCGAAAAACCGCTGTTTGTCTGGAAAGTTTCGCCCGCCGTGAGCGGTATGGCGTTCTACAACAGCGACGTCTTTCCACAGTGGAAAAACAAACTGTTTATCGGCGCACTGAAGGAAAAGGACGTTATTGTGCTGAGCGTGAGTGGCAATAAAGTGACTGAAGACGGGCGGATTTTGGGCGACCGGGAGCAGCGTATCCGTGATGTGAGGGTGGGACCGGATGGGTATCTGTATGTCCTGACCGATGAGACGGACGGGCAACTGCTGAGAGTCAGCCCGTCCGGAACGTAA
- a CDS encoding phosphatase PAP2 family protein gives MALTSSRSELSNLQTNKTKQLYRLPARFYGYQLLVLIALAVLFTWLSRDETLDKWVTGFWYDAATQSFPLQKDHLLDLLNHRMAKYIAIALGAVALFYGAYKRNARLVTAALLMGLGALVVGVLKSVSHHSCPWDLVEYGGKAISYPLFSSVPADSGPGRCFPGGHASSGFMVMGLFFAFWRERPRLAWSFVLLGVVLGLVMGYGQVMRGAHFLSHNLWAGWWVWFSQVVVYGLISTRFAKE, from the coding sequence ATGGCACTCACTTCCAGCCGTTCAGAATTATCTAACTTACAGACAAATAAGACAAAACAACTTTACCGCTTACCGGCCCGCTTTTATGGTTACCAGCTTCTGGTCCTGATAGCCCTTGCCGTGCTGTTTACGTGGTTATCCCGCGATGAAACGCTCGACAAATGGGTGACCGGCTTTTGGTACGACGCGGCGACACAGAGTTTCCCGCTGCAGAAAGACCATCTGCTGGATCTGCTGAACCACCGCATGGCGAAGTATATCGCCATCGCCTTAGGTGCCGTGGCGCTGTTTTACGGCGCTTACAAGCGTAATGCAAGACTGGTTACGGCTGCGTTGTTGATGGGACTTGGCGCGCTGGTGGTTGGCGTACTGAAAAGCGTAAGCCATCACAGCTGCCCGTGGGATCTGGTGGAATATGGCGGTAAGGCTATTTCTTATCCCCTGTTCAGTTCCGTCCCTGCAGACAGCGGTCCCGGGCGTTGTTTCCCCGGTGGTCACGCGTCCAGCGGTTTTATGGTCATGGGCCTGTTTTTTGCCTTCTGGCGCGAGCGTCCACGTCTGGCATGGTCCTTTGTCTTACTTGGCGTGGTGTTAGGCCTGGTGATGGGTTATGGCCAGGTGATGCGCGGCGCACATTTCTTATCTCACAACCTGTGGGCTGGGTGGTGGGTTTGGTTTTCCCAGGTGGTGGTCTATGGCCTTATTTCCACCCGATTTGCTAAAGAGTAA
- a CDS encoding MFS transporter yields the protein MTLTSPRKALQLRLWALFMFFFIPGLLMASWATRTPAIRDILSVSTAEMGIVLFGLSIGSMSGILCSAWLVKRFGTRAVIRTTMCFAVFGMGVLSVALWFASPVLFALGLTIFGGSFGSAEVAINVEGAAVEREMNKTVLPMMHGFYSLGTLAGAGVGMALTAFGVTANLHILLAALVCIIPILTGIRAIPDGTGKNSSDEQHSAEKGLPFYRDIQLMLIGVVVLAMAFAEGSANDWLPLLMVDGHGFSPTSGSLIYAGFTLGMTVGRFTGGWFIDRYSRVAVVRASAQLGGLGIAMIIFVDVDWIAGVSVILWGLGASLGFPLTISAASDTGPDAPTRVSVVATTGYLAFLVGPPLLGFLGEHYGLRSAMLVVLGLVIIAALVARAVAKPETNQTTLEKGYER from the coding sequence ATGACGCTGACCTCTCCCCGCAAAGCCCTGCAGCTGCGCCTGTGGGCGCTGTTTATGTTCTTCTTCATTCCCGGCCTGCTGATGGCCTCCTGGGCCACGCGTACCCCCGCCATTCGCGATATTTTGTCCGTTTCTACTGCCGAGATGGGTATTGTGCTGTTCGGTCTGTCGATAGGCTCTATGAGCGGCATTCTTTGCTCAGCGTGGCTGGTGAAGCGCTTTGGTACACGGGCGGTGATCCGCACCACCATGTGCTTTGCCGTGTTCGGGATGGGGGTACTGAGCGTTGCGCTATGGTTTGCCTCACCGGTTCTGTTTGCCCTGGGGCTGACAATATTTGGCGGCAGCTTCGGCTCGGCGGAAGTGGCGATAAACGTTGAAGGGGCGGCGGTCGAGCGCGAGATGAACAAAACCGTGCTGCCGATGATGCATGGCTTTTACAGCCTTGGCACGCTGGCCGGTGCGGGCGTGGGGATGGCGCTGACGGCCTTTGGCGTCACTGCGAATCTGCATATCCTGCTGGCAGCACTGGTTTGTATCATTCCGATTTTGACCGGCATCCGGGCAATCCCTGACGGCACTGGTAAGAACTCCTCTGATGAACAACATTCTGCGGAAAAAGGGCTGCCTTTCTACCGCGATATTCAACTGATGCTGATCGGCGTGGTGGTGCTGGCAATGGCTTTCGCAGAAGGTTCCGCCAACGACTGGCTGCCGCTGCTGATGGTGGACGGCCACGGCTTTAGCCCGACCTCCGGCTCGCTGATCTACGCCGGGTTTACGCTGGGGATGACCGTAGGGCGCTTTACCGGCGGCTGGTTTATCGATCGCTACAGCCGCGTGGCGGTGGTTCGCGCCAGTGCTCAGCTCGGAGGGCTGGGAATTGCGATGATCATCTTTGTGGATGTGGACTGGATTGCCGGCGTGTCGGTCATCCTCTGGGGGCTGGGTGCATCACTCGGCTTCCCGCTGACCATTTCGGCCGCCAGCGATACCGGCCCGGATGCCCCAACGCGCGTCAGCGTGGTGGCGACCACGGGCTACCTCGCTTTCCTGGTCGGGCCGCCACTGCTCGGTTTCCTCGGCGAGCACTACGGGCTGCGCAGCGCCATGCTGGTGGTGTTAGGACTGGTCATCATCGCAGCGCTGGTGGCACGCGCGGTGGCAAAGCCGGAAACGAATCAAACGACACTGGAGAAGGGATATGAGCGTTAA
- the rimO gene encoding 30S ribosomal protein S12 methylthiotransferase RimO, with translation MSNVTHQPKIGFVSLGCPKNLVDSERILTELRTEGYDVVPSYDNADMVIVNTCGFIDSAVQESLEAIGEALTENGKVIVTGCLGAKEDQIREVHPKVLEITGPHSYEQVLEHVHHYVPKPKHNPFLSLVPEQGVKLTPRHYAYLKISEGCNHRCTFCIIPSMRGDLVSRPIGEVLAEAKRLADAGVKELLVISQDTSAYGVDVKHRSGFHNGEPVKTSMVGLCEQLSKLGIWTRLHYVYPYPHVDDVIPLMAEGKILPYLDIPLQHASPRILKLMKRPGSVDRQLARIKQWREICPELTLRSTFIVGFPGETEEDFQMLLDFLKEARLDRVGCFKYSPVEGATANELADQVPEEVKEERWNRFMQLQQQISAERLQEKVGREIMVIIDEVDEEGAIGRSMADAPEIDGAVYLNGETSVKPGDIIRVKVENADEYDLWGSRV, from the coding sequence ATGAGCAATGTTACGCACCAGCCGAAAATCGGCTTTGTCTCCCTGGGCTGCCCGAAAAACCTGGTGGATTCCGAACGTATCCTGACCGAACTGCGCACCGAGGGCTATGACGTGGTGCCAAGCTACGACAACGCCGATATGGTGATCGTTAACACCTGTGGGTTTATCGACAGCGCGGTTCAGGAGTCGCTGGAAGCCATCGGTGAAGCCCTGACTGAAAACGGCAAAGTGATTGTAACCGGCTGCCTGGGCGCGAAAGAGGATCAGATCCGCGAAGTGCACCCGAAAGTGCTGGAGATCACCGGCCCGCACAGCTACGAGCAGGTGCTGGAACATGTTCATCACTACGTGCCAAAACCAAAGCACAACCCGTTCCTGAGCCTGGTGCCGGAGCAGGGTGTGAAGCTGACCCCACGCCACTACGCGTACCTGAAAATTTCTGAAGGCTGCAACCACCGCTGCACCTTCTGCATTATCCCGTCCATGCGTGGCGATCTGGTGAGCCGTCCAATTGGCGAAGTGCTGGCGGAAGCGAAACGTCTGGCCGACGCGGGCGTGAAGGAGCTGCTGGTCATATCCCAGGATACCTCGGCCTACGGCGTGGACGTTAAGCACCGCTCCGGTTTCCACAACGGCGAGCCGGTGAAAACCAGCATGGTCGGCCTGTGCGAGCAGCTGTCTAAACTAGGTATCTGGACGCGTCTGCATTACGTCTACCCTTACCCGCACGTTGACGACGTGATCCCGCTGATGGCGGAAGGCAAAATTCTGCCGTACCTGGACATCCCGCTGCAGCACGCCAGCCCGCGTATTCTGAAGCTGATGAAACGTCCAGGCTCCGTTGATCGCCAGCTGGCACGCATCAAGCAGTGGCGTGAAATCTGCCCGGAACTGACCCTGCGTTCCACCTTTATCGTCGGCTTCCCGGGTGAAACCGAAGAAGACTTCCAGATGCTGCTCGACTTCCTGAAAGAAGCGCGTCTGGACCGCGTTGGCTGCTTCAAGTACAGCCCGGTAGAAGGCGCAACCGCCAACGAGCTGGCGGACCAGGTGCCGGAAGAGGTGAAAGAAGAGCGCTGGAACCGCTTCATGCAGCTGCAGCAGCAGATCTCTGCCGAGCGTCTGCAGGAAAAAGTGGGTCGCGAGATCATGGTCATCATCGACGAAGTTGATGAAGAAGGCGCGATTGGCCGCAGCATGGCGGATGCCCCTGAAATCGACGGAGCGGTGTACCTCAACGGTGAAACCAGCGTTAAGCCGGGTGATATTATTCGCGTGAAGGTTGAAAACGCGGACGAGTATGACCTGTGGGGTAGCCGGGTTTAA
- a CDS encoding glutathione S-transferase family protein, protein MITLWGRNNSTNVKKVLWTLEELDLPFNQIMAGLSFGVNKEADYLAMNPNGLVPLLRDDETDATLWESNTIVRYLAAQYGQGRLWVENPARRAQGEKWMDWANQTLSPTHRVILMGLIRTPEAERDYPAIHAAQDACENLFAMMDDELAKHKWFSGDAFGTGDIAVAPFVWNLTNMGLKWTPRPHLERWLKQLSDRPAYRNVVMIPVT, encoded by the coding sequence ATGATTACGCTGTGGGGCAGGAACAATTCGACCAACGTTAAGAAAGTGCTCTGGACACTGGAGGAGCTTGATTTACCGTTCAATCAAATCATGGCTGGGTTATCGTTTGGTGTGAACAAAGAGGCCGACTATCTGGCCATGAACCCGAACGGCCTGGTGCCGCTGCTGCGCGATGATGAAACAGACGCAACGCTTTGGGAGTCCAACACGATTGTGCGTTACCTTGCGGCTCAGTACGGCCAGGGTCGCCTGTGGGTAGAAAATCCGGCTCGTCGTGCTCAGGGTGAAAAGTGGATGGACTGGGCGAATCAGACGCTTTCGCCAACCCATCGCGTGATCCTGATGGGACTGATCAGAACACCAGAAGCCGAACGTGATTATCCCGCCATCCATGCCGCACAGGATGCCTGTGAAAACCTGTTTGCCATGATGGATGACGAACTGGCGAAGCACAAATGGTTCTCCGGTGACGCATTTGGTACAGGCGATATCGCCGTCGCGCCGTTCGTCTGGAACCTGACCAACATGGGTCTGAAGTGGACGCCGCGCCCTCACCTCGAGCGCTGGTTAAAGCAGCTTAGCGATCGTCCGGCATACCGTAACGTTGTGATGATCCCGGTAACCTGA